One Lentisphaerota bacterium genomic window, GCCGAAAAGAGTTTGCCAGGACGCGCATAACTCGTTCGCAATAGACTACCAGAAACAAAATCCGATTGGGATAACTCGACCGCGCGGGCATCGGAGTAAGGATTGCTGGTGATCTGACAAAGGATCCAGTCATCCCGATCCACGCCAGCCAGCACGACCGCAGGTCGAAGTTTGCTGGCGGAAAGATCGGAAAACGGAAACCTGACCAAGACGACGGCGCCTATTGCAGGTGTGCCCACGCGACATCCTCCTCGGGTCGTTCCCAATCATGGGCGAGCGCCTCCTGACTGAGTAACGCCGTTTCAGACACATCCGGCGCATCGAAGATCGTCACGATCGCACGGCAGGAATGTCCCACATGAACAGGTTCCAGCAGATGAATCTCGCCGGTTGTCGAAAGGATGGCCTGTACTGACATCAACATGATTGCACCTCCTTGTACGGCGCGAGCATCTTGACCCCCAGGATCTCGATGATCATAATGGCTGCGCCAGTCATGGCTGCGATGAAATTATGACTGGGCATGGTGACACAGGGGGCGCAAAAAGATGCAAACTTTTGTGCCGATGATACCCTTTGTTGTTGTTTTAGGCAAGCGCTCTTTTTGGGGCGAAATGCTGAAAACTGAAATGCGCAAAAGCGCAAAAGATCGCGGCGCTTGCACACTTTCAGTTTTTCAGCTTTCAATTTTCAGCTTTTTTCTTCCTGCGCCTGCAGCCAGCGGTCGAGCCGCAGGCGGGCGGCCATGTCGTCGCCCGCCTCCGCGACGGCGGCGCGCCGCCGGCCGACGGGAATCAGATCGCGCGTGCGCCGGACCGCCAGATCCCACGCCCGCACGGCGTAGCCGCCCGGCAGACCGCCGTAGCGCATCGCCACGGGATGCGCATGCCTCAGGCTCTCCGGAGAGATCCCAATCGCCGCCGCCCCCAGCGCCAGCCTGCGCCACCACGGCGCGCTCCGGAATTCGCAGAGCCGCTGGGACATCTGCACCCGCCAGGGGTTCTCCGGCAGCGCCAGCGCCAGGGCCGCGCGCCGTTCCGCGCGCATCCAGGCGGGGTCATCCGGCGCCCAGCCGGCGAGCGCCGCCGCCGGCTCGACGCCGCAGAGGTCGTGCGCGACCCGCCACACGAACGGTGCGCTGAAGCCCAACCCCCAGGCGCGCGCCTCGGCGGCCAGCGCCCCGGCCGAAAGCGCCCGCGCGTGACGGCGGCCGAGCAGCACGAGATCGAGGTGGGCGCGCGCGGGAAAGCGCCACTGGTGCGCCAGCAGGTGGTAGATCAGGTAGACGGCGTGCGCCGCGGGGGCGAGGACCGGCGCCTCCACGCCGGCGATCACGGCGCGTGATGCCGAGGCCCACAGGCGTTCCACGTCCGGCGGCCGCAGCAAGCTGTGGGTGGCATGCCACACGTGCCATTGCAACTCCACGGCGGCGCGCTCGCCCGGATGCCGGAAATGCCGCTCCCTGCTCCATCCGTCCGGGACGCCGGCGTCGGTGGCCACATAGCCGGCCGCCTCCAGCGCAAGGCCGGCGGCGGCGGCGTCAGCCGGCCGGACCAGCACATCGATGTCGTTCATCGGGCGGCAGACGATGTCCTCATAGACCTGCTCGGCGAGCCAGGAGCCCTTGAGCGGGATGGCCGCCACGCCAGCCGCGCGCAGCGCACCCAGGAGCGCGCCGAGCTGACGGTTGGTGCGGACGGCGGCGACGGCCCGCGCCCGGAACGCCTGCTGCGCGCGCTCCAGGAGCGGCGGCGGCGGCCGCAGGCCGTCCGGCCAGACGCGCACCGCGGGAAAAAGATAGGCATCGAGATCGTGCAGGCAGACCTGCCACCAGACAGCGGGCCAAGCCACCGGCGCGGCGTCGATCTCCTCGCCGCAGAGCACGGCGCGCAGCACGCGCCGCAGTCCGGCCACGCCGGCCGACACCTGCGTTTCTGAGGCATCGCCGATCGGGTCATCCACGCTCATCCTCGCGCTTCCGATCACCGTCGGCGCCGGGTCGCTGGATGTGTCAATCGTCACAGGCGGGCGGGATCCTGTCATAGTCGGGTCCGATCAATTTGCATGCGGTGCTTGCGCAACACGAAGCCGCCGGGCGGCCCGGCCGGCCGGCCGGCGCGCAGGATGGCGTCCGGGCGCTCGCCGCCCCAGATCTGCAGAGCGACCGTCACCGCGCGCCCGTAGACCTGTTCGACCATCTCGCGGAACCGCTCCTGTCCACGCCAGAACGGCAGCGGGCCGAGGCGGGTGAGGAGCGGCGCCGCCACCATCCGCCCCGGCGGAGGGCCAAAAGTGGCGGCCGGCGTCCAGCGATCACCCCAGAATGCGGCGGCATCCGCAGGCGGATCGGGCGCGCAAACCGGCACCGGCGGGGGCGGTCGAAGCCCGCCGCCGCCGGGACGGTCGCCAGCCGCTGGGATCAGATCACCGCGATTGATGCCCCGCAAATCGAGCAGGAGCATGGGCTCGCGTTCGACCGCCTCGCCCAGCAGATAGAGGACGGCCGCCGCATGTTTGCACGGCGTCGACCAGTCGGGGCAGGTGCAGGTGCAGACCCAATCGCCGCGACGCGCGGGAAACAGGGAAACCCCCGCGTCGCGGAAGAGCGCCTCCACTTCGACGGGGAGATCGTTGACGAGCAATCGCCCGATCCAGGCGGGGTGCGCGCCGAGCGCTGCCGAGAGATCGCCGCGAACGCCATCAGCCAGCGTTCGAAACGTGAAGGTCACCCGATACGGTGCCGGGGCGCCGCCCTGCACCACCGCTCCGACCGAGCCCTCGCCGAGGGTCAGCGCGGCGACCTGCCCCGCCACCGCATACTGGCGGCCCCGCCCCAGCCGGGCGCCCAGCCGCAATCCCTCCAGCATCAGCATCCAGCGCCGCCCCCACCACGAACGGCTCTGGCTGCTCCGCGTCCCCTGCGCGCGAATCCCCCCCCGCACCGGCAGCGGCACCCGCGGCTCGTGCTTTTTCCTTTTGCTCATGGCGTCCACTCCCCCACGGCGTCCTGCGCCAGCGCCAGCGCATCGCGCAGGTCGGTGTCGTTGAGTTCCGTCAGCCACGACTCCCCG contains:
- a CDS encoding nucleotidyltransferase family protein; translation: MTGSRPPVTIDTSSDPAPTVIGSARMSVDDPIGDASETQVSAGVAGLRRVLRAVLCGEEIDAAPVAWPAVWWQVCLHDLDAYLFPAVRVWPDGLRPPPPLLERAQQAFRARAVAAVRTNRQLGALLGALRAAGVAAIPLKGSWLAEQVYEDIVCRPMNDIDVLVRPADAAAAGLALEAAGYVATDAGVPDGWSRERHFRHPGERAAVELQWHVWHATHSLLRPPDVERLWASASRAVIAGVEAPVLAPAAHAVYLIYHLLAHQWRFPARAHLDLVLLGRRHARALSAGALAAEARAWGLGFSAPFVWRVAHDLCGVEPAAALAGWAPDDPAWMRAERRAALALALPENPWRVQMSQRLCEFRSAPWWRRLALGAAAIGISPESLRHAHPVAMRYGGLPGGYAVRAWDLAVRRTRDLIPVGRRRAAVAEAGDDMAARLRLDRWLQAQEEKS
- a CDS encoding type II toxin-antitoxin system PemK/MazF family toxin; translated protein: MGTPAIGAVVLVRFPFSDLSASKLRPAVVLAGVDRDDWILCQITSNPYSDARAVELSQSDFVSGSLLRTSYARPGKLFSANTMIVQRVLGTLHEKKRSDVVDAVVAILREKS